CAACTATGTGAATAATCCCCAAGCCTTGATTTTCCGCACTTTATAAACGCCACCCTTTAACTACCCTTAAATATCAGCCATTTAGCGCTGTGGATATCTTATGAGCCAACAAGCACAAGCCCTTTGGGCACAGGCCCAGGAAAAAATCAAAGAACGGATAGGCTCCGGCAGCTATGACACCTGGCTAAGGCCTGTCAAAGCGGCTTCCATGGGGGATACGTCCATAACCCTCAGGGTTCCCAACCAGTTTTTCATACAATGGCTGGAACAACATTACCTGCCATTCATAAAAGAAGCCATAAAAGAAACAGCCCTAAGGGAATTGGATGTGATCTTTTCGGCGCCCACCGAACAACCCAAGCCTTCTTTGTCCGAAAAACAGCTTCCCCCTCCCCTGCCCATCGCCATTGACAGCGACAGCCAGTTAAGAGAACGCTATACCTTTGATAAATTTGTGATCGGGAAAAGCAACGAGTTTGCCCACGCCGCGGCCCGGGCCGTGGCCGAAGCACCGGGCAAGGTCTATAACCCCTTTTTCATATACGGCGGCGTAGGATTGGGTAAGACCCATCTGACCCACGCCATCGGCAATTATGTCCGGGCCAAAAAACCCAAGGCCAAGATCTTCTACACCCCGGCCGAAAACTTCATGAACGAAATGGTGGCCGCCATCCAGAACCGCAAGATCCTTGATTTCAAGAACCATTACCGCAACCTTGACGTCCTGCTGATAGACGACATCCAGTTCCTCTCGGAAAAGACCGGGATGCAGGAGGAGATCTTCCATACCTTCAACACCCTTTATGACTCCCGCAAGCAGATCGTGCTGACCTCGGACCGGCCGCCCAAGGACATCTCCCAGCTGGAGGAACGTCTGGTCTCCCGCTTTCAAAGCGGTTTGGTGGCCGACATCCAGTCCCCCGACCTGGAGACCAGGATCGCCATCTTAAAGAAGAAGGCCGAGATCGACAACCTGAAGGTCCCCGATGAGGTCATCTTTTTCATGGCCGAGGCGGTCAAGTCCAACATCCGGGAACTGGAAGGATCTTTGGTCCGGGTCACCGCCTTTGCCTCGGTGGCCGACCGGGAACTGACCCTGGAGCTGGCCCAGGAGGCCCTGAAACACATCATCTCCCAAAAATCCAAAAGCATTTCCATCGATTCCATCCAGCGGACGGTGGCCAATCATTTTTCCATCAGCGACGAGGCTTTACGGTCCAGCAAGCGCACCAAGGAACTGGTGCTGCCCCGCCACATAGCCATGTACCTGTCCCGGACCCTTACCACCTCCTCTTTGAACGATATCGGCAAGCGTTTTGGTGGCAAGGACCATTCCACCGTTCATCATGCCATAGACAAAATGAACAAAGATATCTTAAAAGACCAGGATACTGCCAGGCAGGTTGAGTTGATAACCAAGACTATAAAGGGTGAATAACCTGGGGATAAGTTTTTTTGTTTTTTTTCTTTGTGGATTACTGTGGATAAAACCTCCTGTTGTCAACACCTTTTCCAACCCTGTCAAAACAGCAAATAATCGTTGACAGCTTGTGGCCACGCAGATAATTTGACTTATCCCAAGATTTACCAACTTTACTATTGACTTTTACTGTTAATTAGATATATCATAATAAACTAATCATCTAAAGAAACATTCTCATTTACAGAGAGATATCTTAAAATGAAAATTTCCATCTCCCAGGACAAGATCCTTTCCAGCCTTCAAAGCATAATCGGAGTGGTTCCCACCAAAAGCACCTTTCCGGTACTGGCCAACGTGCTTTTAGAGGCCACCAAGGACAAGATAAAGTTCTCGGCCACCGACCTGGAAGTGGCCATAGTCACCGAGACCGAGGCCAAGGTCACCAATCCCGGCGCCATCACCATCCCGGCCCGACAGTTCTTTGAGATCATCAAACAGCTTCCTTCTCTGCCGCTGGATATCGAGGTCAACGAGAACAAGATAGCCATCAAGTGCGACAAGAGCCGCTTTAACCTGATAGGTATCCCCAAGGAAGAATTTCCCAAGATACCTGAGATCAAAAAAGACAAGCAGATAAAACTTCCGGCCTCCCTGCTGCAGAGCGCCATCAAAAAGACACTTTTCGCCGCCGCCAACGACAGTTCCCGGCCGGCTCTGTGCGGGGTGCTGTTCCAGGTCAACGGCGACAAACTGCGGGTGGTGACCACCGACGGGCGGCGCCTGGCCCTGATGGAAAGTCTGATAGCACCGGTCTCGCAGAAAAGCGAACTGCTGATCCCGCCCAAGGGCCTGAACCTGGTCAACAAGATGATAGGTTCCAGCGACCAGGAAATTACCCTGAAGTTCGACGAGAACTATTCCCAGTTCATCCTGGGCAGCACCCAGCTGTTCGCCCGTCACATCGAAGGGGTTTATCCGGAATACGACAAGTTCATACCCTGGAGCAACGACAAGATCGTCACCGTCAACACCGAGATATTTGCGGCCGGGGTGCGCCGGGTATCGGTGTTTTCCGACACTTTCACCAGCATGATCAAGCTGAACATCAAGGCCGATTCCCTGGACCTTTCCAGCCGCACCGCCGACATCGGCGAGGCCTTTGAAAGCCTGGCGGCCAAATACAGCGGAGAGGAAATGGAGATAGGGTACAACGCCAACTATCTGCTGGACATCATCAAGAATGTTGAATCGGATGAATTGAACATCTATCTCAGCGCACCGTTGGCGGCGGCCATCGTCAGGCCCAGCCAGGAGAAGGATGACAACAAACTGGTCTATCTGATCATGCCCATCCGCCTGCCGGAATAAAGAACAGCAGGCAGAATAAAAGGATGTAGCAAAAAAATGTTACGTCCTTTTTTATTTTCACCAGCAAAGGAGAGCCGTGATAAAGCACATTGTCCTGTGGAGTTTTAGGCCCCAGGCCGAAGGCCGCAGCAAACAGGAGAACATAGATCTGGCCCGGGAAAAACTGCTGGGGCTAAAAAAAAGCATTCCCGAAGTACGGTCCCTGGAGATCGGAATAAACATCAATACCGGGCAGGATGCCTTTGACCTGGCCCTCTATTCCGAGTTCGAGAACGAGAAAGACCTGGACACCTACCAGAAACATCCCGAGCACCTTAAGGCCGTGGACTTTCTGCGGAAGGTCAGGGACCGGCGGGTGGTGGCTGATTATCTGGCCGAAACATAGAAGAACACCAGAGCCGGAAGAAACCGCCGGGGGTTAACACCGCGGCGGTTTTATGTTATAATGGATGCCCTATGATCAACCGACACCTTAAAGCCGATCTCTGGCTGTTGCTGGCCACTTTTTTCTGGGGCGTCACCTTTGTGGCGGTCAAGGATGCCATGCTCCACGCCACCCCCCTGGCCTTTATGGGGGTGCGCTTTGCCCTGGCCGGGATTATTCTGCTGCCCTTTTGTTACCGGGGGATTAAAACGCTTTCATTCACGGGCTGGCGGGACGGGATCCTGCTGGGGTCTTTCCTGTTCGGCGGGTTCGCCCTGCAGACCGCGGGATTGGTTCACACCACCGCCACCCGCTCAGCCTTCATCACCGGGCTGTCGGTGATCCTGGTGCCGCCGCTCTCGATCATGATGCTCAAGAAAAAAGTGGGGCCGTGGATCTGGACCGGGGTGGCCCTGGCGGCGGTGGGCCTGTATTTCCTGTCCCGGCCGGCCTCCGGGGGCTTCAACCGGGGAGATCTTTTGACCGCCCTCTGCGCGGCCTGTTTTGCGGTGGAGATAATTCTGGTCCAGACCTACACCCAAAAGCACGGGGCCATGAACATGGTGATGGTCCAGATAATCACCACCGTCGTCCTGAGCCTGCTGTTCATGTGGCGGATGGAGAAACCGGCCATCCATTTCGTCCCTTCGTTATGGCTGGACCTGCTGTTGACCAGCGGCCTGGCCACGGCCGGTTCCCTGGTGATACAGTCCCACTTCCAGAAACAGACCTCGGCCGCCCGGGCTGCCGTCATCTACACGTTGGAGCCATTGTTTGCGGCCGTCTTCGCCTTTCTGCTCTTCGGGGAAAAGATGCCCTGGCTGGGATGGCTGGGAGCCGGGCTGATCCTGGTAGGAATGCTGTCCTCGGAGCTGGGGAAGGAATAGGAACCCGATGATCCGATATTTATAAGGAACCCAAGAAAATAGGAAATCAACCAGTTCATAGGTAAAAGGACAAAGCAAGGGAAAATGAAAAAGGTTATCTTTGTAACGCTGCTGGCCCTGGTGGTGGTCTTCTGGGGCAACGCTTTTGTGGCCATCAAATACCTGCTGGACGTGGAAGGCCTGGACCCCATGCAGCTGACGGTCCTGAGGTACCTGCCGGCGGCGGCGTTGGTGCTGGTGCTGATGTTCGTGCTCTACAAACCGCAGAAGATATTTTCGGTATGGCGCCAGGAATGGCTGGGAATTTCCCTTTACGGCATCACCGGGGTTCTTGGTTACAACCTGGCCCTGAACTACGGGGAGAGCCGGATCGCGGCCGGGACCGCCAGCCTGATAGTGGGCCTCTCCCCCATTTTTACCCTGATAGCCTCCAACCTGGCGCTTAAGGAAAAGATCACCGCCAGAAAACTGGGCGGGATCATCGCGGCCTTCATCGGGCTGTTCATAGTGGTCCGCTGGGGGGCCGGGGAGGCCATCAACTTCAACTATCTTTTGGGCGTGCTGATCACCTTCGGGGCCCCGGTCTCCTGGGCCCTCTACACCATAGTGGGAAAACCCATGGTCCACCGCCATGACCCCAACCTGATCACCATGTCGGCCATCGTCTGGGGCAGCCTGCCGCTGGCCTTCTTCATGCCATCCATTAAAACCATGGCGGCCATAACAACCAAAGGCTGGGGAGCCCTGATATTCCTCAGCCTGGTCTGCACCATCTTCGGCTTTCTGATCTGGTCCTGGGCCTTAAAGAAGACCGAGGCAGCCCGGCTGGGGGCCCTGGTCTATCTGATCCCGCTGGTGACCATTATCTCCGGGCTGGTTTTCATCCGGGAAGCCCCCACGGTGGGGCTGATAGCCGGGGGCATTGTCCTGATAGCCGGAGTGGTGGCGGCCGAAACCTAGGTTGTAAGAGACAAAGCGTAACCATGTCGCCACAAAGGCACGAAGACTCGAAAGAAAGAAAAACAAATATTTTCAGCAGGTTTCATGAGGGTTGCGGAAGAAGATACCATTTTGTGTCTTTGTGTCTTTGTGGCCAGCACCTAAAAATAACAGTTGATATTTCCTTTATTTTAGGCTAAACTATCAGACATGGACATTAAAAATTTAGACCCCCTGCACCTGGACGCCCTTAAAGAGGTGTCCAACATCGGGGCCGGACACGCCGCCACCGCCCTCTCGGAGCTGGCCCACCAGATCATCCTGATAGACGTGCCGGTGATCGAGGTCAAACCGCTGGGCGAAGTGCTGACGGCATTGGCCGCACCCGGGCAGAAGATCGCCTGCGTGGCGGTGGGACTTTCCGGGGACATCAAGGGGGAATCCCTGCTGCTGTTCACCGAACAGGATGCGGTGGAATTTTCCAACCGGGTGCTGGGCCGGGAAGAATCGATAAAGCCCACGTCCCTGGGCCAGCTGGAGGAATCGGCCCTTAAGGAGACCTCCAACATTTTGACCTGCGCCTACATGAATGCCCTGGGAATTCTGCTGGGGGTGATGGTGATACCCACCGCCCCGGCCCTGGAGATCCGCGACCCGCGGGAGGCCGGCGGCCAGTCGTTCTCCTCGCACAAGGAGCACGGGGACATGGTGATCTCCATCAAGAACGAGTTCCGGTTCATGGACAAGAAGATCAATCTGCAGGGGTATTTTCTGCTGATCCCGGATGGGGAGTCGCTGAAGGCGATATTCACGAAAATGAATATGTGACCGGGAGCCCGGTTAAGTCAGATCCTTCGGCCGGCCATGCAAGGTGCCTGTCTCAGGATGACTTCTGTGCAAGAAAAAGAGGGGTTCGTATTTTACGAACCCCTCTTTGCTTTTCAGGCTTACTGCACCGGGATGTTGAAATAATCTATCCTGGTTTTGGGCAGTTCCTTCTTGAACAAGGCCAGCAGGTTTGTGATCCCGATGCTTTTCCCCTTGGGCCTTGGTACGGTGCGGATGTACCACCAGGGATCGATGGACAGGTTTCTCATCTGCACCATGTCCACCTTGTGCTTCAGGAAAAGTTTTACCAGCCCCTCCGCCTCCCGCTCCCGGTCGGTGTAGCCGGGAAAGACCAGCAGGTTGATGCTGACATACAGCCCGTTCTGCTTGGCCACGGCGATGCTTTTCAGCACGTCCACATATTTGTAGTTGACCGGCCGGTAGTAGGCATCGTAGCTCTTTTTGATGGAGGAATTCAAACTGATCCGCACCGAGTTCAGGCCGGCCCCGGCCAGCCGCTTTATCTTTTCCGGGGAATAGCCGTTGGTGTTCAGGTTTATGGTCCCCCGGTCCGTCTGTTTCCGGACCAGCTTGATGGCGGCTTCCAGCGTCTTGTCCTGCAGCAGGGGCTCCCCCTCGCAGCCCTGACCGAAGCTGGCGATGGCCGATTCCGCCTTTTGCAGATGGGGCACGGCCAGCTCCGCGATCTCTTTTGGCGTGGGGACGAAGGTTATACGCTCCTGGCTGGCGCAGCACTCCCCCGGCTGCAGGGAAAGACAGCCCAGACATCGGGCATTGCAGGACGGCGAGGTCGGCAGGGGCAACTCCCATCTTCTATAGAAAGTGTTCTTCCCGGCAAAGCAGTGGTACTCCAAAGCGCAGCGGGCCAGCTGGCGAAGAAGGCGATTGTCCGGTTCCTCCTTCAGCCGCTGAGTGACAAGTTTTACCAGCCGCACATCCTGCTTGGGGCTGTGCAGTTCGGGGTCGGCCTTGGGGTTCTTGGCCACCAGTTTGGCCGCTCCGCAGATCCTTCCCTTGTGCCAGGCCAAGGCGGTGTAAGACCAAAGAGGAAGATAAGGCTTTTCGGATTTCTCAACGTAGGCCGGCATCAAAGTCCTGGTGAACCCGGCCGGCATGAAAGCGGCCACGGGAAATATCTTCTTGCCACGGAGTTTTTCCAGGTAGACCGTGGCGCCGTTTTGGGCGGCTACAACGACACCCTTTTTGACCACGAAGATCTCACTGCCCACCGGCAGTGGCACCATTTCGTTTTCCGGAATGGGCACAAAGTCCCCGCCGGAAAGGCCCAGGGGCTGGAATTCCGGGGTGTCGTAGATCTGGCCGGAGGTATCGGAGTATAATAAATTTGTCATGCGGGAATTATATCATAAAATGACAATTATATGTAGGTGCAAATCACGATACGCCCAGAATAAAGTTGTAAATATAATAAAATATACATTGACATTAGCCCCCCCTCGGTATAATATTATGTAACAAACAATCCCCAAAATAACTTAGGGAGGCCATATGAATAAAGTTCGTACGGTAATCGTGCTGTTTGCAATGGTATTGTTTGCATTTAACGCATTTGCCATTTACGACTGGCAGCCATTACAGCAAAATAATTTAATATCTGCGATAACCAACTATGGCCAGCTGGGGCAGATTATGGGCGGTAGTGGTTCATATACCTTTTGGCC
The DNA window shown above is from bacterium and carries:
- the dnaA gene encoding chromosomal replication initiator protein DnaA, whose protein sequence is MSQQAQALWAQAQEKIKERIGSGSYDTWLRPVKAASMGDTSITLRVPNQFFIQWLEQHYLPFIKEAIKETALRELDVIFSAPTEQPKPSLSEKQLPPPLPIAIDSDSQLRERYTFDKFVIGKSNEFAHAAARAVAEAPGKVYNPFFIYGGVGLGKTHLTHAIGNYVRAKKPKAKIFYTPAENFMNEMVAAIQNRKILDFKNHYRNLDVLLIDDIQFLSEKTGMQEEIFHTFNTLYDSRKQIVLTSDRPPKDISQLEERLVSRFQSGLVADIQSPDLETRIAILKKKAEIDNLKVPDEVIFFMAEAVKSNIRELEGSLVRVTAFASVADRELTLELAQEALKHIISQKSKSISIDSIQRTVANHFSISDEALRSSKRTKELVLPRHIAMYLSRTLTTSSLNDIGKRFGGKDHSTVHHAIDKMNKDILKDQDTARQVELITKTIKGE
- the dnaN gene encoding DNA polymerase III subunit beta, whose product is MKISISQDKILSSLQSIIGVVPTKSTFPVLANVLLEATKDKIKFSATDLEVAIVTETEAKVTNPGAITIPARQFFEIIKQLPSLPLDIEVNENKIAIKCDKSRFNLIGIPKEEFPKIPEIKKDKQIKLPASLLQSAIKKTLFAAANDSSRPALCGVLFQVNGDKLRVVTTDGRRLALMESLIAPVSQKSELLIPPKGLNLVNKMIGSSDQEITLKFDENYSQFILGSTQLFARHIEGVYPEYDKFIPWSNDKIVTVNTEIFAAGVRRVSVFSDTFTSMIKLNIKADSLDLSSRTADIGEAFESLAAKYSGEEMEIGYNANYLLDIIKNVESDELNIYLSAPLAAAIVRPSQEKDDNKLVYLIMPIRLPE
- a CDS encoding Dabb family protein, giving the protein MIKHIVLWSFRPQAEGRSKQENIDLAREKLLGLKKSIPEVRSLEIGININTGQDAFDLALYSEFENEKDLDTYQKHPEHLKAVDFLRKVRDRRVVADYLAET
- a CDS encoding DMT family transporter, whose translation is MINRHLKADLWLLLATFFWGVTFVAVKDAMLHATPLAFMGVRFALAGIILLPFCYRGIKTLSFTGWRDGILLGSFLFGGFALQTAGLVHTTATRSAFITGLSVILVPPLSIMMLKKKVGPWIWTGVALAAVGLYFLSRPASGGFNRGDLLTALCAACFAVEIILVQTYTQKHGAMNMVMVQIITTVVLSLLFMWRMEKPAIHFVPSLWLDLLLTSGLATAGSLVIQSHFQKQTSAARAAVIYTLEPLFAAVFAFLLFGEKMPWLGWLGAGLILVGMLSSELGKE
- a CDS encoding DMT family transporter, with protein sequence MKKVIFVTLLALVVVFWGNAFVAIKYLLDVEGLDPMQLTVLRYLPAAALVLVLMFVLYKPQKIFSVWRQEWLGISLYGITGVLGYNLALNYGESRIAAGTASLIVGLSPIFTLIASNLALKEKITARKLGGIIAAFIGLFIVVRWGAGEAINFNYLLGVLITFGAPVSWALYTIVGKPMVHRHDPNLITMSAIVWGSLPLAFFMPSIKTMAAITTKGWGALIFLSLVCTIFGFLIWSWALKKTEAARLGALVYLIPLVTIISGLVFIREAPTVGLIAGGIVLIAGVVAAET
- a CDS encoding chemotaxis protein CheC; amino-acid sequence: MDIKNLDPLHLDALKEVSNIGAGHAATALSELAHQIILIDVPVIEVKPLGEVLTALAAPGQKIACVAVGLSGDIKGESLLLFTEQDAVEFSNRVLGREESIKPTSLGQLEESALKETSNILTCAYMNALGILLGVMVIPTAPALEIRDPREAGGQSFSSHKEHGDMVISIKNEFRFMDKKINLQGYFLLIPDGESLKAIFTKMNM
- a CDS encoding radical SAM protein; amino-acid sequence: MTNLLYSDTSGQIYDTPEFQPLGLSGGDFVPIPENEMVPLPVGSEIFVVKKGVVVAAQNGATVYLEKLRGKKIFPVAAFMPAGFTRTLMPAYVEKSEKPYLPLWSYTALAWHKGRICGAAKLVAKNPKADPELHSPKQDVRLVKLVTQRLKEEPDNRLLRQLARCALEYHCFAGKNTFYRRWELPLPTSPSCNARCLGCLSLQPGECCASQERITFVPTPKEIAELAVPHLQKAESAIASFGQGCEGEPLLQDKTLEAAIKLVRKQTDRGTINLNTNGYSPEKIKRLAGAGLNSVRISLNSSIKKSYDAYYRPVNYKYVDVLKSIAVAKQNGLYVSINLLVFPGYTDREREAEGLVKLFLKHKVDMVQMRNLSIDPWWYIRTVPRPKGKSIGITNLLALFKKELPKTRIDYFNIPVQ